The following are from one region of the Arcobacter defluvii genome:
- a CDS encoding HobA family DNA replication regulator, with the protein MQEFLNWTVNTIREDRLISPWLEEKKYEWTPLVSKNINNLLERGFSIIVVTDKEREWFLEYILANINSTKLNRPFLPYYDFKSFYRYIDAVKSDEDISYIKDMLSISFPNGYCFWYIGKSQDVRAIIPKVSKNSFLWLFDEEKQDAFNLKSSDEALDMKLLQMFRLYNKSVSASLFAEINVEN; encoded by the coding sequence GTGCAAGAATTTTTAAATTGGACTGTTAATACAATCAGGGAAGATAGACTTATCTCTCCTTGGTTAGAAGAAAAAAAATATGAATGGACACCATTAGTATCAAAAAACATCAATAATCTACTTGAAAGAGGTTTCTCTATTATTGTTGTTACAGATAAAGAAAGAGAATGGTTTTTAGAATATATTTTAGCTAATATTAATTCTACAAAATTAAATAGACCCTTTTTACCTTATTATGATTTTAAATCTTTTTATAGATACATTGATGCTGTAAAATCAGATGAAGATATTTCATATATAAAAGATATGTTAAGTATCTCTTTTCCAAATGGATACTGTTTTTGGTATATTGGTAAAAGTCAAGATGTAAGAGCTATTATTCCAAAAGTCTCTAAAAACTCTTTTTTATGGCTATTTGATGAAGAAAAACAAGATGCATTTAATCTAAAAAGTAGTGATGAAGCTTTAGATATGAAACTTTTACAAATGTTTAGGTTATATAATAAATCAGTTAGTGCTTCTTTATTTGCTGAAATTAATGTGGAAAATTAA
- a CDS encoding DNA polymerase III subunit delta' → MIEFIENSSILIVNDIESTLNELLTKYPLHSTRIIKNEEKEEFLIAQATQAIKEAYIASNEKKYIFLCGSTFRKEAQNSLLKILEEPPRNVVFIIITNSKTSLLPTIYSRLPYKYLKKSLIKFESTLNINKLDLRDIYNFLKENQKISKQEAKDIVESILLKVNNQKIKLSQKELEFFSKSIKLLELNSRPINVLTTLLLFLANQKNKN, encoded by the coding sequence GTGATTGAATTTATTGAAAACTCTTCTATTTTAATAGTAAATGATATTGAGTCAACATTAAATGAATTATTGACAAAATATCCTTTACATTCTACAAGAATTATAAAAAATGAAGAGAAAGAAGAATTTTTAATTGCACAAGCTACTCAAGCAATAAAAGAAGCATATATAGCTTCAAATGAAAAAAAATATATTTTTTTATGTGGATCAACTTTTAGAAAAGAAGCTCAAAACTCTTTACTTAAAATTTTAGAAGAACCACCAAGAAATGTTGTATTTATAATAATAACAAATTCAAAAACTTCTCTTTTACCAACAATTTATTCAAGATTGCCTTATAAATATTTAAAAAAATCTTTAATAAAATTTGAATCTACTTTAAATATAAATAAGTTAGATTTGAGAGATATCTATAACTTTTTAAAAGAAAATCAAAAAATTTCTAAACAAGAAGCCAAAGATATTGTTGAATCAATTTTATTAAAAGTAAATAATCAAAAAATAAAGTTATCACAAAAAGAACTAGAATTTTTTTCTAAATCAATAAAACTATTAGAATTAAACTCAAGACCTATAAATGTGTTAACAACCCTACTTCTATTTTTGGCAAATCAAAAAAATAAAAACTAA
- a CDS encoding prephenate dehydrogenase, with protein MNVGIIGLGLMGGSLAKAVKRYGIAKKVYGFTNSEKNKKDILDLNLVDELVDLETLKKVSDVIILAIPVDAIISMFPNFLDIDENTTIIDMGSTKEYIVKNIPEKIRKNFIAAHPMTGTEKSGPKAAIDDLYEGKTVVFCDLEDNANIHVNKAFRIFQEIGMRIVVMDSSQHDIHACYISHLPHIISFSLANTVMSHEDPKAIIALAAGGFKDMSRIAKSSPRMWSDIFKQNRKNLLAAIETFENQLNEAKKMIEDENYEVLEDWMKKANTLHEIL; from the coding sequence TTGAACGTAGGAATTATTGGCTTAGGACTTATGGGTGGTTCTTTAGCAAAGGCAGTAAAAAGATATGGTATTGCAAAAAAAGTTTATGGTTTTACTAATAGTGAAAAAAATAAAAAAGATATCTTAGATTTAAACTTAGTTGATGAGTTAGTTGATTTAGAAACATTAAAAAAAGTTTCTGATGTAATAATTTTAGCTATTCCTGTGGATGCTATTATTTCAATGTTTCCAAATTTTTTAGATATTGATGAAAATACAACTATTATTGATATGGGTTCTACAAAAGAATATATTGTAAAAAATATTCCAGAAAAAATAAGAAAAAATTTTATAGCAGCTCATCCTATGACAGGAACAGAAAAATCTGGACCAAAAGCTGCTATTGATGATTTATATGAAGGGAAAACAGTTGTTTTTTGTGATTTAGAGGATAATGCAAATATTCATGTAAATAAAGCATTTAGAATTTTTCAAGAAATTGGTATGAGAATTGTTGTTATGGATAGTTCACAACATGATATTCATGCTTGTTATATTTCTCATTTACCTCATATTATCTCTTTTTCTCTAGCAAATACAGTTATGAGTCATGAAGATCCAAAAGCTATTATTGCACTTGCAGCTGGTGGATTTAAAGATATGAGTAGAATAGCAAAATCAAGTCCAAGAATGTGGAGTGATATTTTTAAACAAAATAGAAAAAATCTTTTAGCAGCTATTGAAACATTTGAAAATCAATTAAATGAAGCAAAAAAAATGATAGAAGATGAAAATTATGAAGTTTTAGAAGATTGGATGAAAAAAGCAAATACATTACATGAGATACTATAA
- the folP gene encoding dihydropteroate synthase — MQTYKISISDTKKFYENLGCDKGGIEILSKKSKLHTLYIKDLHVGAANILKQDALSIGADLAVPSGVIVARDKYVDAVLIGTTKHFEVLSRKELAQPFGLKELAKSLKDYVKEQNYKTKIMGVLNANEDSFFKNSRFDNSSASIKIEKMIEDGANIIDIGAVSSRPGSLAVTEDIELERVKDIVQTIYKNKYYEKVDFSIDSFAPKVIDYVLNHGFKIVNDITGLENDEVCKLVAKYNAQAIIMHMQNNQTNMQDNPIYENVILDIDTYLKNQIQKAKSFGINDIVLDVGIGFGKTLEHNLLLLKNLEHFKHFGYELLIGASRKSMINMITPTEVVDRLSGTLAIHLESIRYGASIIRCHDVKEHYQAIKVFEAINNIN, encoded by the coding sequence ATGCAAACATATAAAATATCAATATCTGATACAAAAAAATTTTATGAAAATCTTGGTTGTGATAAAGGTGGTATAGAAATACTATCTAAAAAATCAAAACTTCATACTTTGTACATAAAAGATTTACATGTTGGTGCAGCAAATATTTTAAAACAAGATGCTTTATCTATTGGTGCTGATTTAGCAGTTCCAAGTGGAGTGATTGTAGCTCGCGATAAATATGTGGATGCTGTGTTAATTGGTACAACTAAACACTTTGAAGTTTTATCAAGAAAAGAATTAGCTCAACCTTTTGGTTTAAAAGAGTTAGCAAAATCTTTAAAAGATTATGTAAAAGAACAAAACTATAAAACAAAAATAATGGGTGTTTTAAATGCAAATGAAGACTCATTTTTTAAAAATAGTAGATTTGATAACTCTAGTGCTTCAATAAAAATTGAAAAAATGATTGAAGATGGTGCAAATATTATTGATATTGGAGCTGTTTCTTCTAGACCTGGAAGTCTTGCTGTTACTGAAGATATTGAATTAGAAAGAGTAAAAGATATAGTTCAAACTATTTATAAAAATAAATACTATGAAAAAGTTGATTTTTCAATTGATTCTTTTGCTCCAAAAGTTATTGATTATGTTTTAAATCATGGTTTTAAAATTGTAAATGATATTACAGGTTTAGAAAATGATGAAGTTTGTAAACTTGTAGCAAAATATAATGCTCAAGCAATTATTATGCATATGCAAAATAATCAAACAAATATGCAAGATAATCCAATATATGAAAATGTGATTTTAGATATTGATACTTATTTAAAAAATCAAATCCAAAAAGCAAAAAGTTTTGGAATTAATGATATTGTTTTAGATGTTGGAATTGGATTTGGAAAAACATTAGAACATAATTTATTACTTTTAAAAAATTTAGAACATTTTAAACATTTTGGTTATGAATTATTAATAGGAGCAAGTAGAAAATCAATGATAAATATGATAACTCCAACAGAAGTTGTTGATAGACTTTCTGGAACTCTTGCAATTCATTTGGAATCTATTAGATATGGTGCTTCAATTATTAGATGTCATGATGTAAAAGAACACTATCAAGCAATAAAAGTTTTTGAAGCAATAAACAATATAAATTAA